The proteins below are encoded in one region of Methanosarcina barkeri 3:
- a CDS encoding helicase-related protein yields the protein MSKLEDLRPNAAVRGILSDCLVTVINVHWFGSEALDLTYKTPEGKPANELLYRHDENRIEVVEQGRPWSFDGDGGLFRLVSEAHRIRLAHMFDPVLAVHTSMVDPLPHQITAVYDAMLPRQPLRFLLADDPGAGKTIMAGLLMKELIARGDLHRCLVVCPGSLAEQWQDELYRRFNLPFEILTNDKLEAARTGNWFLETNLVIARLDKLSRNENIQEKLKVPDCRWDLIVCDEAHKMSATFFGGEIKYTKRYRLGQLLSTLTRHFLLMTATPHNGKEEDFQLFMALLDGDRFEGRFRDGVHTADVSDLMRRMVKEKLFKFDATPLFPERIAYTVPYRLSDAETRLYREVTDYVRNEFDRAEALQNDKRAGTVGFALTILQRRLASSPEAIRESLRRRHERLEKRLREMELLQRGAQVSVYEGAVLDAEDVEDLEDAPDSEVETVEEEILDQATAARTITELKAEIETLKHLEALADTVYRSGEDKKWRELASLLGEIFTLAPIVDRAAEEQTPYGSRPIPRPVSSPRQKLVIFTEHRDTLKYLKKRISTLLGREEAIVTIHGGMGREDRMKAQEAFKHDPEVQVLLATDAAGEGINLQRAHLMVNYDLPWNPNRIEQRFGRIHRIGQTEVCHLWNLVAEETREGDVYRTLLLKLEQARQALGGQVFDVLGKLQFDGKPLRELLIEAIRYGEQPNVRAKLTQVISNAFDQNHLQDLLEEKALAHDAMDASRVYRIREDMERAEARRLQPHYIESFFLEAFQRLGGSVKQREPRRYEITYVPAPIRNRDRMIGTGEPILPRYERIAFEKSLVAPQGQPLAAFVCPGHPLLASTIDLTLERHRDLLRRGTILVDERDPGINPRVLFYLEHAIQDANLTRSGERRIISKRMLYVELDSAGNTRHIHYAPYLDYRPLRPDEPHVEELLARPECSWISRELEQKAQGHAVAYVVPEHLKEIRSRKLELIEKTEAAVKDRLTKEINYWDHRAEELKLQEQAGKPNARLNSGEARKRADALQARLEKRMEELRLERQISPLPPVILGGLLVVPAGLIAKMTGKPLPEPVQPIDTQASAARARAIVMDIERSLGFDPIDRETEKLGYDIESRVLGTGKLRFIEVKGRVSGAKTVTVTKNEILYSLNKPDDFILAIVEFMSDENHHVHYLRHPFQREPDFGVTSVNYDFAELLSRAEEMRHYTAEALPPISIRRNPI from the coding sequence ATGAGTAAACTTGAAGACCTTCGACCAAACGCAGCAGTGCGAGGTATTCTTTCAGATTGTCTGGTAACAGTCATAAACGTACACTGGTTCGGTTCAGAAGCCCTTGATCTTACCTATAAAACTCCTGAAGGTAAGCCTGCCAATGAACTTCTCTATCGTCATGACGAAAATAGAATTGAAGTTGTTGAGCAGGGAAGACCCTGGAGTTTCGATGGGGACGGAGGTCTTTTCAGGCTTGTTTCGGAGGCTCATCGAATCCGTCTGGCACACATGTTTGATCCGGTTCTTGCTGTGCATACCTCAATGGTTGATCCGCTTCCACATCAGATTACAGCTGTCTACGATGCAATGCTGCCTCGACAGCCTCTGCGTTTCCTGCTGGCAGATGACCCAGGAGCTGGGAAGACGATTATGGCTGGACTCCTAATGAAAGAATTGATAGCCCGAGGAGATCTGCATCGCTGCCTTGTTGTTTGTCCTGGAAGTCTGGCTGAACAGTGGCAGGATGAGCTTTACCGACGTTTTAATCTTCCTTTTGAGATTCTTACTAATGACAAGCTTGAAGCTGCACGCACAGGCAACTGGTTTTTGGAGACAAACTTGGTTATTGCAAGGCTGGATAAACTCTCACGCAATGAAAATATACAGGAGAAGCTCAAAGTTCCAGACTGCCGTTGGGACTTGATAGTCTGCGATGAAGCGCACAAGATGTCAGCAACGTTTTTTGGCGGCGAAATTAAGTACACAAAAAGGTATAGGCTTGGGCAGTTACTCTCTACTCTGACACGACACTTCCTTTTGATGACGGCAACCCCACACAATGGGAAAGAGGAAGACTTCCAGCTCTTTATGGCTCTGCTGGACGGAGACCGCTTTGAGGGACGTTTCCGTGATGGAGTCCATACAGCAGACGTTTCTGATCTGATGCGTCGGATGGTAAAGGAAAAATTGTTCAAGTTTGATGCAACGCCTCTGTTCCCTGAGCGCATTGCTTATACTGTACCTTATAGGCTTTCGGATGCAGAAACACGGCTTTACAGGGAAGTTACTGATTATGTGCGAAATGAATTTGACCGCGCCGAAGCGCTTCAGAACGACAAACGAGCGGGGACAGTTGGCTTTGCACTAACCATCCTGCAGCGTCGTCTTGCATCATCTCCTGAGGCAATCCGCGAATCACTGCGTCGCCGTCACGAACGCCTGGAAAAACGATTGCGTGAGATGGAATTGCTCCAGAGAGGAGCTCAGGTTTCTGTATACGAAGGAGCAGTGCTTGACGCAGAAGACGTAGAAGACCTGGAAGATGCACCTGACAGTGAGGTCGAAACAGTTGAGGAGGAGATCCTCGACCAGGCAACTGCAGCCCGCACTATTACAGAATTGAAAGCAGAGATTGAGACCCTGAAACATCTGGAAGCCCTCGCTGATACTGTTTATCGTAGTGGGGAGGACAAAAAATGGCGTGAACTTGCAAGCCTGCTTGGAGAAATCTTCACTCTGGCGCCCATTGTCGACCGCGCCGCTGAAGAGCAGACACCTTATGGATCAAGGCCAATCCCCAGGCCTGTATCTTCCCCGCGCCAGAAGCTGGTAATTTTCACTGAACACCGAGACACACTGAAATACCTGAAGAAACGTATCAGTACCCTTTTAGGAAGAGAGGAAGCCATTGTGACCATACACGGTGGCATGGGGCGTGAGGATAGGATGAAGGCACAGGAAGCCTTCAAGCACGACCCTGAAGTCCAGGTACTTCTGGCAACTGATGCGGCTGGAGAAGGTATCAACCTGCAACGTGCTCATCTGATGGTCAATTATGATCTTCCGTGGAATCCAAATCGTATAGAGCAGCGTTTCGGCCGTATTCATCGTATAGGACAGACCGAAGTTTGTCATCTCTGGAACTTGGTTGCTGAAGAAACCCGAGAAGGTGACGTATACAGAACACTGCTGTTAAAACTAGAACAGGCACGGCAGGCACTTGGAGGTCAAGTTTTTGATGTTCTGGGAAAACTCCAGTTTGATGGCAAACCACTGCGTGAACTATTGATTGAAGCAATTCGTTATGGTGAACAACCTAATGTGAGGGCTAAACTTACACAGGTAATATCTAATGCCTTCGACCAAAACCATCTCCAGGATCTGCTGGAAGAGAAAGCTCTTGCTCACGACGCAATGGATGCAAGCCGGGTATACCGTATCCGTGAGGATATGGAACGGGCTGAGGCTAGAAGGCTTCAACCACATTACATTGAATCCTTTTTCCTTGAAGCTTTCCAGCGCCTTGGAGGTTCTGTCAAACAGCGTGAGCCTCGCAGATATGAAATTACTTATGTGCCAGCACCTATCAGAAACCGCGACCGCATGATTGGTACGGGTGAGCCGATACTGCCGAGGTACGAAAGAATTGCTTTTGAAAAATCGCTTGTTGCACCTCAGGGACAGCCTCTTGCAGCCTTTGTCTGTCCTGGACACCCGCTGCTCGCTTCTACCATAGATCTTACGCTGGAACGTCACAGAGACCTCCTGCGCAGAGGAACTATACTTGTAGACGAGCGCGATCCGGGAATCAACCCACGTGTTCTTTTCTACCTTGAACATGCCATTCAGGATGCAAACCTTACCCGTTCAGGGGAAAGGCGTATCATTTCTAAGCGTATGCTGTACGTAGAACTGGACTCAGCAGGGAATACCAGGCATATACACTATGCACCTTATCTTGACTATCGTCCACTCAGACCTGATGAACCTCACGTGGAAGAGCTTCTTGCCAGACCAGAGTGCTCATGGATTAGCCGGGAACTTGAGCAGAAGGCTCAGGGACATGCCGTTGCTTATGTTGTACCGGAACACCTTAAAGAGATCCGTTCACGCAAACTGGAACTAATTGAGAAGACAGAAGCAGCAGTAAAAGACCGGCTGACAAAAGAGATAAACTACTGGGATCACAGAGCTGAAGAATTGAAGCTTCAGGAGCAGGCAGGCAAGCCCAATGCCAGGCTTAACTCAGGGGAAGCCCGCAAACGTGCAGATGCACTGCAGGCTCGCCTTGAAAAGCGTATGGAAGAACTGAGACTGGAGAGACAGATTTCTCCGCTTCCTCCTGTGATTCTTGGTGGGCTTCTGGTAGTGCCAGCAGGATTGATTGCAAAAATGACTGGAAAGCCTCTTCCAGAACCAGTGCAGCCGATAGATACCCAGGCTTCTGCAGCCCGTGCGCGTGCCATTGTGATGGATATAGAACGCAGCCTCGGCTTTGATCCTATTGACCGCGAGACTGAGAAACTCGGTTACGATATAGAAAGCCGCGTTTTAGGTACAGGGAAGCTGCGATTCATTGAAGTAAAAGGAAGGGTTTCTGGCGCAAAGACCGTTACAGTTACTAAAAATGAGATCCTCTACTCTCTTAATAAACCGGATGACTTCATCCTGGCTATCGTCGAGTTCATGTCTGATGAAAATCACCACGTGCACTACCTCCGCCATCCCTTCCAGCGTGAACCTGATTTCGGGGTGACAAGTGTAAACTATGACTTTGCAGAACTGCTGTCAAGAGCGGAGGAGATGCGGCATTATACTGCTGAAGCATTGCCCCCCATATCAATACGCAGAAACCCCATTTAA